In one Rutidosis leptorrhynchoides isolate AG116_Rl617_1_P2 chromosome 8, CSIRO_AGI_Rlap_v1, whole genome shotgun sequence genomic region, the following are encoded:
- the LOC139863432 gene encoding probable membrane-associated kinase regulator 4 — protein MAANLLSCNYEDEEFIDMEVSSSPHANSPSKSREFEFQMASSNVHSNSPADELFYKGKLLPLHLPPRAQMVKSLLLNSKFKQNEEQQEQEFITFSTPMVQSCNISPSESCRVSTELTPDEYFFEWSTELTGFIGDHPKKYYGPWSKKLRLIKNSSLTQKLKASRMYIKSLFNKTGCGSDGNPCVKQEVEQDCDNNFLKKYLKVTKKTSFGQLQTGKYPTLSNVLKGIEEQGNEDVFYSNCSHRKSFSGSIKRKCTSSLTMTSSSSTSCSSTSASGSSSSSSSFNYSNNNGIYDLKRNSSADSEVESSIEAAIDHCKKSHQENLSTYSLPPMKINEKICIFKYTKKVTTLPILVSLSTYILVNLLKTTCWFDYLDSTAFFLFQWSLPTTK, from the exons ATGGCTGCAAATCTTTTATCATGCAACTATGAAGATGAAGAGTTTATAGATATGGAAGTAAGTTCATCACCACATGCAAATTCACCATCAAAAAGCAGAGAATTTGAATTTCAAATGGCATCTTCAAATGTACATTCAAATTCACCTGCAGATGAGCTATTTTACAAAGGAAAACTTCTTCCACTTCACCTCCCTCCAAGAGCACAAATGGTGAAATCACTtttactaaattcaaaattcaaacAAAATGAAGAACAACAAGAACAAGAATTCATTACATTCTCCACACCAATGGTTCAATCATGCAATATTTCACCTTCTGAATCATGCAGGGTCAGTACTGAGCTCACCCCAGATGAATATTTCTTTGAATGGTCAACTGAATTAACAGGATTTATCGGTGATCACCCGAAAAAGTACTATGGTCCATGGTCCAAGAAACTTAGGCTAATCAAGAATTCTTCATTAACTCAAAAGCTTAAAGCTTCAAGAATGTATATCAAATCTTTGTTCAACAAAACTGGTTGTGGTTCAGATGGGAACCCATGTGTTAAACAAGAAGTTGAACAAGATTGTGACAACAACTTTTTGAAAAAGTACTTAAAAGTAACTAAAAAAACTAGTTTTGGGCAACTTCAAACAGGAAAGTACCCAACTTTATCAAATGTACTAAAGGGTATTGAAGAACAAGGGAATGAAGATGTTTTTTATAGTAATTGCAGCCACAGGAAGTCTTTTTCAGGGTCAATTAAGAGAAAGTGTACATCTTCATTAAcaatgacatcatcatcatcaacatcttgtTCATCTACTTCAGCTTCtggatcatcatcttcatcatcatcttttaattATTCAAATAATAATGGGATTTACGATCTAAAGAGGAATAGCAGTGCTGATTCAGAGGTTGAAAGCTCAATTGAAGCAGCTATTGATCATTGTAAAAAATCCCACCAG GAAAACCTTTCTACTTACTCGTTACCACCCATGAAAATTAATGAGAAAATATGCATTTTCAAATATACCAAGAAAGTTACAACATTGCCGATTTTAGTAAGTTTATCAACTTACATTTTGGTCAATTTACTTAAAACTACATGTTGGTTTGATTACCTTGACTCAACTGCTTTCTTTTTATTTCAATGGTCTCTGCCCACCACAAAGTAG
- the LOC139863433 gene encoding secreted RxLR effector protein 161-like: protein MATASVRCKEYIRTWRTERRSLYGSTIRILRQLQKQRKTWMIDCKPAATPMIPNQTLYMEDEADIADKGRYQRLVGKLIYIAHTRPDTSHAVGVVSQFMHQPKVHHMKGVIRIIRYLKKTADHGVVFEKNGHLETKIYINASWTGEKGDTKSTPGFFTLVGGNLVAWRSKKKKLYHSQVPNQNSER from the exons ATGGCCACTGCATCAGTTCGATGTAAAGAATACATTCGTACATGGCGAACtgaaagaagaagtctatatggaagcaccaTCAGAATTCTCCGACAACTTCAAAAGCAGagaa aaacatgGATGATCGATTGTAAACCAGCTGCTACTCCTATGATCCCAAACCAAACGTTATACATGGAAGACGAAGCTGATATTGCTGATAAGGGGCGATATCAAAGACTTGTAGGAAAACTCATCTACATTGCTCACACTCGACCAGATACATCACATGCAGTTGGggttgtgagtcaattcatgcatcaaccaaaAGTTCACCATATGAAAGGCGTAATCAGAATCATCAGATATCTAAAGAAAACAGCGGATCATGGAGTTGTTTTTGAGAAGAATGGACACCTAGAAACCAAAATTTATATAAATGCTAGTTGGACCGGAGAAAAAGGAGATACAAAATCTACACCAGGGTTTTTCACACTCGTGGGAGGAAATCTAGTTGCATGGAGAAGTAAGAAAAAAAAGTTGTATCACTCTCAAGTGCCGAATCAGAATTCAGAGAGATAA